One Paraclostridium bifermentans DNA window includes the following coding sequences:
- a CDS encoding PspC domain-containing protein — protein MGKCKLYRSENNRMIGGVCGGIGELTGISPTLIRVLFVLGGVSIIIYIILCLVLPSGENF, from the coding sequence TTGGGTAAATGTAAATTATATAGGTCAGAAAATAATCGTATGATAGGTGGTGTTTGTGGGGGTATAGGAGAATTAACAGGCATTAGCCCTACACTAATTAGAGTTTTATTCGTACTAGGTGGTGTCAGTATAATAATATATATAATTCTATGTTTAGTACTTCCATCTGGAGAAAACTTTTAA
- a CDS encoding DNA topology modulation protein, which translates to MKIAIVGYSGSGKSTMAKQLSSYYNTPVLHLDTIQFTPGWVERDKDEGRALTKEFMKNESWVIDGNYRGFYQRERLEQADKIIFLNFPRRICFFRAYKRYLNNRNKTREDRAEGCEEKFDLEFGWWIIHKGRTKEIVNRYKKIEKEFKDKVIVLKSPKEVRSFLENITKI; encoded by the coding sequence ATGAAAATTGCAATAGTGGGATATAGTGGAAGTGGAAAATCTACAATGGCTAAGCAACTATCAAGTTATTATAATACTCCTGTTTTACACCTTGATACAATTCAATTTACACCAGGTTGGGTTGAGAGAGACAAGGACGAGGGGCGCGCCCTAACTAAAGAATTTATGAAGAATGAATCTTGGGTTATAGATGGTAACTATAGAGGTTTTTATCAAAGAGAAAGATTAGAACAAGCGGATAAAATAATTTTTCTAAATTTTCCTCGTAGGATATGCTTTTTTAGAGCGTATAAAAGATATTTAAATAATAGAAATAAAACACGTGAAGACAGGGCAGAAGGATGCGAAGAAAAATTCGATTTAGAGTTTGGATGGTGGATTATTCATAAAGGAAGAACAAAAGAAATAGTTAATAGATACAAGAAAATAGAAAAAGAATTTAAAGATAAAGTTATAGTTTTAAAAAGTCCAAAAGAAGTTAGATCATTTTTAGAAAATATAACTAAGATTTAA